Proteins from a genomic interval of bacterium:
- a CDS encoding PTS sugar transporter subunit IIA: MKLRDILKKEAVCGDLVSTDKKDVLDELSRLTAAQYPGLKAEDVLRVLLEREKLGSTGVGYGVAIPHGKIAGLNQIVSFFGRSKSGIEFQSHDHKLASLFFVLLAPENVVGNHLQALARLSRLLKGEEIRHRLLEAKDIQLYDVLIAEDDKI, translated from the coding sequence ATGAAACTGAGAGATATTCTTAAAAAAGAAGCCGTTTGCGGAGATTTGGTTTCAACCGATAAAAAAGATGTACTGGATGAGCTCTCCCGTTTAACAGCTGCACAATACCCCGGTCTCAAAGCAGAAGATGTGCTCAGGGTGCTACTGGAACGCGAGAAATTGGGTTCCACGGGGGTTGGGTATGGCGTCGCTATACCTCATGGCAAAATAGCAGGATTAAACCAGATTGTTTCCTTTTTTGGTCGTTCTAAGAGTGGTATCGAATTTCAGTCCCACGATCACAAACTAGCCTCCCTCTTCTTTGTATTACTCGCTCCTGAAAACGTGGTGGGTAATCATTTACAGGCTTTAGCCCGCCTGTCACGTTTGTTAAAGGGCGAAGAAATCCGCCATCGTTTATTGGAAGCCAAGGATATTCAGCTTTACGACGTGTTAATTGCCGAAGACGATAAAATCTAA
- the raiA gene encoding ribosome-associated translation inhibitor RaiA — protein MNVHVTCRHMELTPSLKNHVEDKVEKLKRYLKDPIDCHVILFVEKIRHSCEITINSPHFSATALECSDNMYASIDSAVHKMERQLKKHKEIVKSHHNKSHDKAQNDEMEAPFF, from the coding sequence ATGAACGTTCATGTTACGTGCCGTCATATGGAGTTAACGCCGTCCTTAAAAAACCATGTTGAAGATAAGGTGGAGAAGTTGAAGCGGTATTTAAAAGATCCCATCGATTGTCATGTGATTTTGTTTGTGGAGAAAATTCGTCATTCTTGTGAAATAACGATTAATTCACCGCATTTTTCGGCAACAGCCCTGGAATGCAGTGATAATATGTATGCTTCTATCGATAGCGCTGTACACAAGATGGAGCGTCAGCTTAAAAAACATAAAGAAATTGTAAAGAGCCATCATAACAAGTCTCATGACAAGGCTCAAAATGACGAAATGGAGGCTCCGTTTTTCTAA